One window of Corynebacterium accolens genomic DNA carries:
- a CDS encoding NlpC/P60 family protein, whose product MATIRLPRIRHVRAIIAAVAGTAALAPLTAVAPAGAEEYPDPAQADADASIARAVSNVDAQQREVDQLRQLLDQAEEQAAAATDRIAELSADPEVADDAAELDQAYAEKRAAESALVEHRRNLAQREAQMNATRNFAEASFAHQQQAREVTHQGDLPSAQNQDNNLDFRVDADALADDPVKSQGLNEDKGQDFTDEIVPDEAPLPEAANDGAAVEGQAHSTTPKAEFGTALNQGATPSFNTVDYGTGSSASDVMDIAGELAAAVDQDDVRALMAGSADLLGIGSPDTAPSASTDPSAFGQGSGTPSSAAPGNSSQIEAVIARAESVIGTPYVWGGGDNNGPTGGLRDGGIADSFGDYGRTGFDCSGLTKYAFAAAGLDLPHYSGAQYQMGNKVSRDNMQRGDLIFYGAGGSQHVAIYLGNDQMIEAPQSGQNVQVSPVRWAGATPDVVRLL is encoded by the coding sequence GTGGCCACCATTCGTTTACCGCGCATTCGACACGTTCGCGCAATCATTGCTGCAGTCGCAGGTACCGCAGCGCTAGCACCCCTGACCGCCGTCGCTCCCGCGGGAGCAGAAGAGTACCCCGATCCCGCCCAGGCCGATGCCGATGCCTCCATCGCCCGCGCTGTATCCAATGTTGATGCTCAGCAGCGGGAAGTAGATCAGCTACGGCAGCTGCTCGACCAGGCAGAGGAACAAGCGGCGGCCGCGACGGACCGCATCGCCGAGCTTTCGGCCGATCCGGAGGTTGCAGACGATGCGGCAGAACTTGACCAGGCGTATGCCGAGAAGCGCGCGGCCGAGTCGGCATTGGTTGAGCACCGCCGCAACTTGGCCCAGCGGGAAGCGCAAATGAATGCCACGCGCAACTTCGCCGAGGCCTCCTTTGCACACCAGCAGCAGGCAAGGGAAGTAACCCACCAGGGCGACCTTCCAAGTGCGCAAAATCAAGATAATAACCTTGATTTTAGGGTAGATGCGGATGCGCTTGCCGATGATCCCGTCAAGTCCCAAGGCTTGAATGAAGACAAGGGTCAAGACTTTACCGACGAAATCGTTCCGGATGAAGCACCACTACCTGAGGCGGCCAACGATGGCGCCGCTGTAGAGGGGCAGGCTCACTCGACTACCCCGAAGGCAGAGTTCGGCACCGCGCTTAACCAGGGGGCAACGCCGTCCTTTAACACGGTGGACTACGGCACCGGATCCTCGGCATCGGACGTTATGGATATTGCCGGCGAGCTCGCCGCAGCCGTCGATCAGGACGATGTGCGGGCGCTGATGGCGGGTTCTGCGGACCTGTTGGGGATTGGCAGCCCGGATACAGCGCCATCGGCAAGCACTGATCCTTCTGCCTTCGGTCAGGGATCGGGAACCCCATCCAGCGCTGCCCCGGGCAACAGCAGCCAGATTGAGGCGGTCATCGCTCGCGCAGAATCTGTGATCGGAACCCCATACGTGTGGGGCGGTGGCGACAATAATGGCCCCACCGGTGGCCTCCGGGATGGCGGCATTGCCGATAGCTTTGGCGACTACGGCCGCACCGGCTTTGATTGCTCTGGATTGACTAAGTACGCGTTCGCCGCGGCCGGCCTAGACCTTCCACACTATTCTGGTGCGCAGTACCAAATGGGCAATAAGGTCTCGCGCGATAACATGCAACGCGGTGACCTCATCTTCTACGGTGCCGGCGGCAGCCAGCACGTGGCAATCTACTTGGGTAACGACCAAATGATTGAGGCCCCACAGTCTGGGCAGAACGTACAGGTCTCCCCTGTGCGCTGGGCTGGTGCGACTCCGGATGTCGTGCGCCTTCTCTAA
- a CDS encoding YbhB/YbcL family Raf kinase inhibitor-like protein translates to MTSYADDTRFPGPDPYAPLRDLPSFGLSSTDLVEGDEIPEKHRAPESVSPQLAWSGLPEGTKSLAVTCFDPDAPTASGFWHWAAFNIPTDVSELPTNAGAAEDLGIDGVISLRNDSGNRTHFGANPPAGHAPHRYLYAVHAVDVEKLDIDPDSSPTVLGFNLHFHALGRAILWGWYEAK, encoded by the coding sequence ATGACTTCTTATGCAGATGACACTCGATTCCCCGGACCTGACCCGTACGCCCCGCTGCGCGATCTCCCCAGCTTTGGGCTGTCTTCTACCGACTTGGTAGAAGGCGATGAGATTCCAGAAAAGCACCGCGCGCCGGAAAGCGTGTCCCCACAGCTGGCATGGTCCGGACTGCCGGAGGGAACCAAGTCTTTAGCGGTTACCTGCTTTGACCCGGACGCACCGACTGCCTCCGGTTTCTGGCACTGGGCCGCTTTTAATATCCCGACCGATGTCTCGGAGCTGCCCACCAATGCCGGTGCGGCAGAGGACCTTGGCATCGACGGTGTTATTAGCCTGCGCAATGATTCCGGCAACCGCACCCACTTCGGTGCCAACCCGCCGGCCGGCCACGCTCCGCACCGCTACCTCTACGCAGTCCACGCCGTAGACGTCGAAAAACTTGATATCGATCCAGATTCTTCCCCCACCGTCCTCGGCTTCAACTTGCACTTCCATGCACTGGGCCGGGCAATCCTCTGGGGTTGGTACGAGGCCAAATAA
- the can gene encoding aconitate hydratase has product MTESLNSFDAKKTLDVNGKSYDYFDINTVPGMEKLPYSLKVLAENLLRNEDGKNVNEDHIKALANWDPKSEPDTEIQFTPARVLMQDFTGVPCVVDLATMREAVSALGGTPDQVNPLNPAEMVIDHSVIVEAFGSTDALEKNVEIEYQRNEERYQFLRWGAENFSNFRVVPPGTGIVHQVNIEYLSRVVFDNEGLAYPDTCIGTDSHTTMENGLGILGWGVGGIEAEAAMLGQPVSMLIPKVVGFKLTGEIPTGVTATDVVLTITEMLREHGVVQKFVEFYGNGVKSVPLANRATIGNMSPEFGSTAAIFPIDEETTKYLELTGRPQEQIDRVEQYAKAQGMWLAEDTPEPEYSEYIELDLSTVEPSIAGPKRPQDRILLSEAKEQFRKDLSNYTTDEVCVDDSSVEAKRMSGEGGAPGDDDVTGGLNKSREGHGESAAVGAKGRHSNPITVEPDNGGEYTLDHGMVAIASITSCTNTSNPSVMVGAGLIARKAAEKGLRSKPWVKTICAPGSQVVDGYFQRADLWKDLEAMGFYLSGFGCTTCIGNSGPLPEEVSAAINENDLAATAVLSGNRNFEGRISPDVKMNYLASPIMVIAYAIAGTMDFDFDNQPLGQDEDGNDVFLKDIWPTPQEIEDTIQSAISREMYEADYADVFKGDDAWRNLDVPEGETFEWDEDSTYIRKAPYFEGMPTEPDPVEDIKGARVLAKLGDSVTTDHISPASAIKPGTPAAQYLDENGVSRSDYNSLGSRRGNHEVMMRGTFANIRLANQLVDETGGYTRDFTQEGAPQAYIYDACENYKEAGIPLVVIAGKEYGTGSSRDWAAKGTNLLGVKAVITESFERIHRSNLIGMGVIPLQFPEGESHESLGLDGTETFDIEGITGFNDGSIPKTVHVTATKQDSDDAVEFDANVRIDTPGEAEYFRHGGILQYVLRQMVKN; this is encoded by the coding sequence GTGACTGAAAGCTTGAACTCCTTCGACGCTAAGAAGACCCTTGATGTCAACGGTAAGTCTTACGACTACTTCGACATCAACACGGTTCCTGGCATGGAGAAGTTGCCGTACTCCCTCAAGGTGCTGGCAGAAAACCTGCTGCGCAATGAGGATGGCAAGAATGTAAACGAGGACCACATCAAGGCCCTTGCCAATTGGGACCCAAAGTCCGAGCCGGATACTGAAATCCAGTTCACCCCGGCCCGCGTCCTCATGCAGGACTTCACCGGCGTTCCCTGTGTCGTCGACCTCGCAACCATGCGTGAGGCCGTGTCCGCTCTTGGCGGCACGCCAGACCAGGTGAACCCGCTGAACCCTGCCGAGATGGTTATTGACCACTCCGTTATCGTTGAGGCCTTTGGTTCCACCGACGCTCTTGAGAAGAACGTCGAAATCGAGTACCAGCGCAACGAAGAGCGCTACCAGTTCCTGCGTTGGGGTGCTGAGAACTTCTCCAACTTCCGCGTTGTTCCTCCGGGAACCGGTATTGTCCACCAGGTCAACATCGAGTACCTGTCCCGCGTTGTCTTTGACAACGAGGGCCTTGCATACCCGGATACCTGTATCGGTACCGATTCCCACACCACCATGGAAAACGGCCTGGGCATCCTGGGTTGGGGCGTTGGCGGCATCGAGGCAGAGGCTGCCATGCTCGGCCAGCCGGTATCTATGCTCATCCCGAAGGTCGTCGGCTTCAAGCTGACCGGCGAAATCCCGACCGGCGTTACCGCAACCGACGTCGTCTTGACCATTACGGAGATGCTGCGTGAGCACGGCGTTGTCCAGAAGTTCGTAGAGTTCTATGGCAACGGCGTTAAGTCCGTCCCGCTGGCTAACCGCGCCACCATCGGCAACATGTCGCCTGAATTCGGTTCCACCGCGGCCATCTTCCCCATCGACGAAGAGACCACCAAGTACCTCGAGCTCACCGGTCGCCCGCAAGAGCAGATCGACCGCGTGGAGCAGTACGCCAAGGCCCAGGGCATGTGGCTGGCAGAGGACACTCCGGAGCCGGAGTACTCCGAGTACATCGAGCTCGACCTGTCCACCGTTGAGCCGTCCATCGCCGGCCCGAAGCGCCCGCAGGACCGCATCCTTCTTTCGGAGGCCAAGGAGCAGTTCCGTAAGGATCTGTCCAACTACACCACCGACGAAGTATGCGTCGACGACTCCTCCGTTGAGGCTAAGCGCATGTCCGGTGAAGGCGGCGCGCCTGGCGACGATGATGTCACCGGTGGCTTGAACAAGTCTCGCGAGGGCCACGGCGAATCCGCCGCGGTTGGCGCTAAGGGACGTCACTCCAACCCGATCACCGTTGAACCTGACAACGGCGGCGAGTACACCCTTGACCACGGCATGGTGGCCATTGCCTCCATCACCTCGTGCACCAACACCTCCAACCCATCCGTCATGGTGGGTGCAGGTTTGATTGCACGTAAGGCCGCTGAAAAGGGCCTGCGCTCCAAGCCATGGGTCAAGACCATTTGTGCACCTGGTTCCCAGGTTGTCGATGGCTACTTCCAGCGTGCAGACCTCTGGAAGGACCTCGAGGCTATGGGCTTCTACCTGTCCGGCTTCGGCTGCACCACCTGCATTGGTAACTCCGGCCCGCTGCCAGAGGAAGTTTCTGCAGCTATCAACGAGAACGACTTGGCAGCTACCGCAGTTCTGTCCGGTAACCGGAACTTCGAGGGTCGTATCTCCCCGGACGTCAAGATGAACTACTTGGCATCCCCAATCATGGTTATCGCCTACGCTATCGCCGGCACCATGGACTTCGACTTCGACAACCAGCCGCTGGGTCAGGACGAAGACGGCAACGATGTCTTCCTGAAGGACATCTGGCCAACCCCGCAGGAGATCGAGGACACCATCCAGTCCGCCATCTCCCGCGAGATGTACGAGGCCGACTACGCCGACGTCTTCAAGGGCGACGACGCATGGCGCAACCTGGATGTTCCAGAGGGCGAGACCTTCGAGTGGGATGAGGACTCCACCTACATCCGCAAGGCTCCGTACTTCGAGGGCATGCCGACCGAGCCGGACCCAGTTGAGGACATCAAGGGCGCTCGCGTTCTTGCGAAGCTGGGCGATTCCGTCACCACCGACCACATCTCCCCTGCTTCTGCCATCAAGCCGGGCACCCCGGCCGCGCAGTACCTGGATGAGAACGGCGTGTCCCGCTCTGACTACAACTCCTTGGGTTCCCGCCGCGGTAACCACGAGGTCATGATGCGCGGTACCTTCGCCAACATCCGCCTGGCTAACCAGCTGGTGGATGAGACCGGTGGTTACACCCGCGACTTCACCCAAGAGGGAGCACCGCAGGCATACATCTACGATGCATGCGAGAACTACAAGGAAGCCGGCATCCCACTGGTCGTTATCGCTGGTAAGGAATACGGCACCGGTTCTTCCCGTGACTGGGCTGCAAAGGGCACCAACCTCCTGGGTGTTAAGGCAGTCATCACCGAGTCCTTCGAGCGCATCCACCGCTCGAACCTCATCGGTATGGGCGTTATCCCGCTGCAGTTCCCTGAGGGCGAGTCCCACGAGTCCCTGGGTCTGGACGGCACGGAGACCTTCGACATCGAAGGCATCACCGGATTCAACGACGGCTCCATCCCGAAGACTGTTCACGTCACCGCTACCAAGCAGGACTCCGACGACGCCGTCGAGTTCGACGCTAACGTACGTATCGACACCCCGGGTGAGGCAGAGTACTTCCGCCACGGCGGCATCCTGCAGTACGTGCTGCGCCAGATGGTGAAGAACTAA
- a CDS encoding DUF6676 family protein produces the protein MVPHEVDIPQLAQQLKQDGVAYSAPSLESDAQLNEHVAEQLREGDGLAVVDVFVSKAADVRDIAQELYDATDLQTVIVQTPRHVSSVSENYSRADIESTQAQLTPGLNQVDLLERYYAGLEHSSFPMIAIVVAVLILALILGGLSYRRTSRYHETRG, from the coding sequence ATGGTTCCACATGAAGTGGACATCCCGCAGCTAGCTCAGCAGCTCAAGCAGGACGGCGTGGCCTACTCCGCCCCCTCCTTGGAATCGGATGCTCAGCTGAATGAACACGTCGCCGAGCAACTGCGTGAGGGTGACGGGCTCGCTGTCGTTGATGTTTTTGTCTCCAAGGCTGCGGACGTGCGCGATATTGCACAAGAGCTTTATGACGCTACGGATCTGCAGACCGTCATCGTGCAGACCCCACGCCATGTTTCCTCGGTCAGCGAGAACTATAGCCGCGCGGATATTGAATCCACCCAAGCTCAGTTAACGCCGGGGCTCAATCAGGTCGATCTCCTAGAGCGGTACTACGCGGGGCTTGAGCACAGCAGCTTTCCGATGATCGCGATCGTCGTCGCCGTCTTAATTCTCGCCCTGATTTTGGGTGGCCTAAGTTACCGGCGCACCTCCCGGTACCACGAGACGCGAGGGTAA
- a CDS encoding ferrochelatase, translated as MTDAQHPAQKFDALLVLSFGGPEGNEEVVPFLENVTRGRGIPRERLEVVGKHYYHFDGVSPINGLNREIIHNVEGELKKRGHNLPVYFGNRNWHPFGTATAEKMAEEGIRNVAVFATSAWGGYSACRQYDEDIAAMRQHLADKGLPEIEFTKIRQFYDHPKFIAEMVDAVAEAWQRIPAEKMGSARMLFTAHSVPNAHDNVGGADGDKNLYSRQVAEASRLVAERAGISDYDLVWQSRSGNPKTPWLEPDIVDHTTAIHDRDGVDAVVVCPIGFISDHMEVIWDLDSELQAAADEMGVQVERARTAGPSQRFAAMIVDLVEELEQGQPWETSGNVTVQGCTTNGAPCAAGCCDIRAH; from the coding sequence ATGACTGACGCACAGCATCCTGCCCAAAAATTCGACGCCCTCCTCGTTCTTTCTTTCGGTGGCCCGGAAGGAAACGAGGAGGTCGTTCCGTTTTTAGAGAACGTGACGCGGGGCCGCGGCATTCCGCGCGAGCGCTTAGAAGTAGTGGGCAAGCACTATTACCACTTTGATGGGGTAAGCCCGATCAACGGCCTGAATCGGGAAATTATCCATAACGTCGAAGGCGAGCTGAAAAAACGCGGACATAATCTACCGGTTTATTTCGGCAACCGAAACTGGCACCCCTTTGGTACGGCTACCGCAGAGAAAATGGCGGAAGAAGGGATCCGCAACGTGGCCGTCTTTGCCACCTCGGCTTGGGGCGGTTACTCCGCGTGCCGGCAATACGATGAGGACATTGCGGCGATGCGCCAGCACCTTGCAGATAAGGGGCTGCCAGAAATCGAATTCACCAAGATTCGGCAATTTTATGATCACCCCAAGTTCATTGCGGAGATGGTCGATGCCGTCGCCGAGGCCTGGCAGCGTATCCCCGCCGAGAAGATGGGCAGCGCGCGCATGCTGTTTACGGCGCACTCCGTGCCGAATGCACACGATAATGTCGGCGGGGCAGACGGGGACAAGAACCTCTACTCCCGGCAAGTAGCCGAAGCCTCCCGCCTGGTGGCCGAGCGCGCCGGAATCTCGGATTACGATTTGGTGTGGCAATCGCGCTCCGGCAATCCGAAGACGCCGTGGTTGGAACCAGACATCGTTGACCACACCACCGCAATCCATGACCGCGACGGGGTAGACGCCGTCGTGGTGTGCCCCATCGGTTTTATCTCCGATCACATGGAGGTCATCTGGGACTTGGATTCTGAGCTGCAAGCCGCTGCCGATGAAATGGGCGTACAGGTCGAACGCGCCCGTACCGCTGGCCCCTCCCAGCGGTTTGCGGCCATGATCGTGGATCTGGTGGAAGAACTCGAGCAGGGGCAGCCGTGGGAGACCAGCGGGAATGTCACCGTCCAGGGGTGCACCACCAACGGCGCTCCCTGCGCTGCGGGCTGCTGCGATATCCGCGCTCACTAA
- a CDS encoding TVP38/TMEM64 family protein, which translates to MTTFRDWIRSFGSFCVQLAHSAWGSVRAWSPRRWALIIALALAGVALFIWLDIPDLSQMRAAATRLGAWFPVTFTLGYVIFTQFPLPRTIWTVAAGILFGPWQGLAISLFALTISAVLSLLIVRSLLGEWIRPHLAHPAVYTINAHLERRGWLAIASLRMVAGVPFSLLNYVAALTPISVSHFTVATFLGSIPTTVIGVFFGDALTGTASPGIIAAFIVFALAGIGGLVLDSRLPTPVQSRLSDRL; encoded by the coding sequence ATGACCACTTTCCGGGATTGGATACGCAGCTTTGGCAGCTTCTGCGTTCAACTCGCCCACTCTGCGTGGGGCTCAGTCCGCGCGTGGTCACCGCGACGCTGGGCGCTTATCATCGCGCTCGCGCTTGCTGGAGTTGCGCTTTTTATCTGGCTCGACATTCCCGATCTCTCCCAGATGCGGGCCGCCGCTACCCGCCTTGGCGCGTGGTTTCCGGTTACCTTCACGCTAGGTTATGTCATATTTACGCAATTTCCCCTGCCTCGGACCATCTGGACGGTTGCAGCAGGCATCCTTTTCGGCCCCTGGCAGGGTCTTGCCATTTCGCTATTCGCGCTCACAATATCGGCCGTATTATCGCTGCTGATTGTGCGCAGCCTGCTCGGAGAATGGATCAGGCCGCACCTTGCCCACCCCGCGGTTTATACCATCAATGCCCACTTGGAGCGGCGCGGTTGGCTGGCCATCGCTTCCCTGCGCATGGTCGCGGGGGTGCCCTTTAGCCTCCTCAACTACGTCGCTGCGCTTACCCCCATCAGCGTTTCGCACTTTACGGTGGCTACGTTTCTGGGCTCGATTCCCACTACGGTCATCGGCGTCTTTTTCGGCGATGCGCTTACCGGTACGGCCAGCCCTGGGATCATCGCTGCCTTTATCGTCTTTGCCCTCGCCGGCATCGGCGGGCTTGTACTCGATTCGCGCCTGCCGACTCCCGTCCAGTCAAGGTTAAGCGATAGACTGTAA
- a CDS encoding DUF3097 domain-containing protein, which translates to MSLDPYGGDIFAGHRRSKPTQYPEVPAEPGMVVEVRGDDFVGAVLGVDKTVFGEVVRLEDRHGVERVFNLIKGGFLVEGQPVTLTRYVPKQAPRKSNSGSRRVENVEAKVAAPSRIWVEGVHDAAIVEKVWGHDLRVEGVVVEYLEGLDNLEERLAEFQPGPGRRVGVLADHLVKGSKETRMTESVGEHVLVTGHPFVDIWAAVKPQRVGLQAWPEVPRGEDWKTGICRRVGWSDPSDGWRHVYNAVHSFRDLDSSLIGAVERLVDFVTTPELHKSDLV; encoded by the coding sequence ATGAGTTTAGATCCTTATGGCGGAGATATTTTTGCTGGGCACCGACGCAGCAAGCCCACCCAGTACCCAGAAGTGCCGGCAGAACCGGGCATGGTGGTAGAAGTGCGCGGTGATGATTTCGTGGGCGCCGTTTTAGGCGTGGATAAGACCGTCTTTGGTGAGGTCGTGCGGCTAGAGGACCGCCACGGTGTAGAGCGAGTATTTAACCTCATTAAAGGCGGATTCTTAGTAGAAGGTCAGCCGGTGACGCTGACGAGGTACGTGCCCAAGCAAGCACCCCGCAAATCGAATTCGGGTTCTAGGCGGGTAGAAAACGTGGAGGCCAAGGTGGCAGCGCCATCGCGCATTTGGGTCGAAGGCGTCCACGATGCCGCCATCGTGGAAAAGGTGTGGGGGCACGATCTGCGCGTCGAAGGCGTGGTCGTGGAATACCTAGAAGGCTTGGACAACCTCGAAGAAAGGCTCGCCGAATTTCAGCCTGGCCCTGGCCGCCGGGTCGGCGTGCTCGCGGACCACCTGGTCAAGGGGTCGAAAGAAACGCGAATGACTGAGTCAGTGGGGGAACACGTTCTAGTCACCGGCCATCCCTTTGTGGATATTTGGGCGGCAGTAAAACCGCAACGGGTAGGCCTGCAAGCATGGCCGGAGGTACCGCGCGGTGAAGATTGGAAAACGGGGATTTGCCGCCGCGTGGGATGGTCTGATCCCTCCGATGGGTGGCGCCACGTTTATAACGCGGTCCATTCTTTCCGGGATTTGGACTCGAGCCTTATCGGGGCGGTCGAGCGGCTGGTGGATTTTGTGACCACGCCGGAGCTGCACAAATCAGACCTTGTCTAA